CATTAGTCGAGTTTGGAAATACTAATTACTTATATGGCAGTTTATACAGGTATTGGCGAGTAGAAGCGGATGTACTTTTACCACCTCCGGGCGTTCCTTTTTTAACGGGTCTTGCCTTCAGAGGTTTTGGCGGCGGGGCCTACTATAATATGTTAGCAACACCGGGTACCTCTACTAAAACACCATCAGGCAAGAAATTTACTTTTACTCCTTTGAAATCGACAATGGGCTTGAGAGTCGCAGCTACAATTGCAACTACACCGAAAGAAGAAACTTTCAATGCAGACGTAGGACTATTAGCACAGTTCTCAAAGAGCCAGGGTTTAACATATATTGCCTTTACAGGTGACTTTTGGGTTGGTGCCGGTTTTGCAAAGCGACCGACGGCTAACATTAGTGGAAATGTTAATGTAAGTTATAATTTTCCCGATAAGCATTTTAATCTTTCCGCAAGTGTTAATGTAAACGCTACGCCTATTACTACTCCAAGTCCAGCAAATCTTGTGTTGGACATAAGAGGAAAAACAAATAAATGGTTTTTCAAATTTGGAGAGCCGGTGCCTAACGGATTAAATCAAGTAGATGTTTTTGGTGTTCACTTATATGAGTATTTAATGTTTGGGAATGATATCGTAGCCCCTTCCGGATTTACACAAACGTTTAAGGATGGTTATCATGGTGTATTTGGAACTGACCCGGGTATTCCTGTAATACCTACTAATACACTCACGGCAACCGGCAAAGGATTTGCATTAGGTATAGGATTTAAATTTAACAAAGACGTTAATTTTAATTTAGTTGGTAGTTATTCTGCAGAATTGAAATTAAATGCAGGTGCCGAGTTAAATCTGGCATTCGCAGAATATAATGGAAACAACTGTGAGTATCCTTCCGAACGAATTGGAATTAATGGATGGCAAGCCTCAGGAAGTATAGGCTTTTATGCTTCTGTATTAGCATCTGTAAAACATAATAGTACGACCTGGAACATAGCCGATATAAAAGCCGGGGGTTGGCTGCAAGGAAAATTTCCAAATCCAGTTTATGTAACTGGCTTAGTGGAAGGGTCTGTTAAAATTGGACATTTTACTACATGGACACATTCTACTGGTGATTGGTACTACAATTCTTACACTGATTGGGGGTGGTCAGCATGCGTACATCCTCAAGATCATTATCTGGTAAATACATCATTTAATAAGAGTTTTGAATACGGTACTAATTGTTCCGGAATAACCAGTGCAGGAGATGGTGCAACAGTTGTACAAGGAGATGCTGCTCAAGACCAACAACAATTATTAATACAATATGTACATCCCGCACAACAATATGACTTTCCTATCACATCTCCTTTATCGGTAGAGTATGGATTGATTCCCGACAATATTTTTGATGTATCTGAGCAACAATCGGATGGTTCTATAAAAAATAGAACTTTTAAAATGGTAGTAAGCACAAACTTGAAAATTCATAATGCTGATGGTTCACTATCGAATGTTGTATTAAAGAAAAATGAAAATAATCTAGGTGAGTATTTATATACCGTTTCAACTCCAAACACAATAAATACAACAACAGCTAAAACAATTAGTCAGACTCAAGCTAAAAGTAACACAGTTAATACTAACATACTTCTTAACAATACCGTTATAAAAAATACTGCCAGTAGTGGACAAATAATTACTACTTATCCGTTACCACCGGCCAGTAATACTTATAATAATTTACCCCCTGAAGCCCCAGAGGTTAAAAATAATTTAACAGTAGATAAGGATTATACTTTTACTGTAACTGCTACATTAAAAGAATTTGTTAGCAATAGCTGGATTGATGCAAAGAACAAGAATAATAATGTTGTTACTCAAACTGTTACTAAAAAATTCAGAACAGGACCAATGGTTACAGTTGCAAGTACGCTTAATTCAAAAAACACTTTAATAAATAAATAATAAAATAAAAGATCAACTATGAAAAACTTATTAATATCAAATATGCTAAAGCACAAAATGTGCTTAATATATATCGTTGCCATGTTTTTATTTGCAAACATCGGCTTTGCTCAAAAGGCAGATACCACAACAATTCCAACAAGCTATGTTAATGTTGTTGGCAGATATACAGAAGGCAAAGGTGTTGAACTACGATTTTTCTCTGATAAAAAATCGGTTCTAGAAATTGGTTTTAAAAATGGATTTAGTATTGAAAGAACACTTTTCGATTCAAAAGTTAAAAGAAAACAAACCGATACTTTGGTTTATGTAGAAATTGCAAAAGTATTTCCATATAAAGATAATCAATGGGAAACCGCTATTAGTAACGAAAAAAACTTAGACTCAAAAAATGAATTAGAGGTTGCCAGAGATTTTCTAAAAAATATTTCTAAACGAGAAGGTGGAGTTTTCAGTTTTGACAAAGGCATTGCAGAATTAAAAGATCAGAAAAGTAAGGAAGATTATGAGTACATGGTTTTTGCACTATCCGCATTACAAAATGCAAATGTTGCCAATGCATTGGGTTTAGGTTATACAGATAGTACGGCCATAAAAGGTAAATCGTATATCTATAGAGTTAGACCTTTAAGTGCATCTAATATGTACAAAATTATTCCTGTGGATTATTTTATTGTTGCTGAGAAACTTAAGAAAGGTTACGATAATCATGTATATGTAAAGCAGGGAGATACAGAATTATTTTTTGCTTGGTTAGATATGCCGGAACTTTCAGGATATTTTGTAGAGCGGGCTAATCCTGGCGAGACCACATTTACTCAGTTAAATAAAGCTCCAATACATAGTCTTGAAGGAAGCAATTATGAAGGTGAATCCAGAAGCGGATATAATGACAAAAATTTGATCAACTATAAGATATATACTTATAGATTTTTTGGCTACACTTTGTTTGGAGAAAAAGTACAATTTGCAGAAGTTAAAGCTATGCCGAAAGATTTAACTCCTCCCGAACAACCATTTCTACAACAGCCACAACATGTAAAAGCCAAAGAGGTTTTGGTTACATGGAAAATGAATCCGATTCCGGCGCCAGACTTGAAAGGATTTTTTGTAGCTCGATCAAATAAAAATGAAGGAGAATTTAAAGTACTACACAGCGGAATGCTTTCAAAAGATACCAGGACATTTACAGATACTACCTTCATCACCGGTCAGCCAAATTATTATGTAGTTCAGGCAGTTGATACTGCAAAAAATGTTAGCTCTTCGTATCCGGTTTCTGTTACATTAATAGATTCTATACCCCCGGTTAAACCGGTTTTTATTTCCGGCAAAATAGATTCGCTTGGAGTAGTGACAATCACAGTTCAGAAAAATAAAGAAAAGGATTTAATGGGATATAGACTTTATAAATCAAATAGTCCTGAACATGAATTCTCTGTTATTCATGAAAGTTTTATGAATAATGACTCTTTAGTACAAGTGGTGCAAACAGTATTTAAAGATACCGTTACATTGAATTCATTAACACCTTTCATTTATTACAAAATTAAAGCACTGGATTTCAATTACAATCAATCAGAGTTTTCGAATGTGATGAAAGTAGCACGGCCTGATACAATTCCCCCCGTTTCCCCTGTATTTAATGATGTGATTGTAGGAGAAAAAAAGATTGAATTGCATTTTGTGCCAAGCAGCAGCGAAGATGTTAAAGAACATATCATATATAGAAAAACAGATCTAAAAGGTAAGTGGGAAATTCTTAAGACAACGGAGTCAACCGCTAACAAATACATAGACACCACGGTAACAACTGGTATTACGTATTATTATTCAATTAGGGCCAAAGATTTAAGTGGGCTGTATTCTAAATATGCTTCGGTAGTATATGGTAAACCTTATGATACAGGCATAAGGCCTTCAATTGAAAACTTCATGGCAAAAGTTGAAAAGAAAAATATCATTCTCAGCTGGGAATACCCTGCTTTAAAAACAGAACACACTTTTGTGATTTATAAGAAGGATGATAAGGGACAATTAAAACAATACGACACGACAAAAGAAAAATCATATACCGATAAAAATACTAATAAGGAAAATTACTATGCAGTTAAAGTTATTACGGGAGACGGCGGTCAATCAAAATTTAGCAACGTGCTCGGTAAAATTATTGAATAGTAAAATCATACAATCAGTTCATCTAATTAAATAATTCAAAGTGGTATTAGAATACTATTCATGACATCACTACTATTTGAAGGGAAAAAAATGAAAGCAATTAAAATAATATTACTGTTCTTCATAGTAACAATAAGCTCTTACGCTCAAGTTACCGTTCATCTTCAACAGCCGTCCCCATATCAATTCAAGGTTGAGCAATTCTGGAAAATTGTTTTAATCAACAACAGTGAAAAAACTGTAAATGTTTATTTAAAAGGAACCGCAACAGAATCTTTGCAAGGAAAAATTATCGAAGCAACTTCATCTGTGATTAGTTTGCAACCCGGCGTAAAGAATGTTAATGGTCGGGATCTCGGCCCATTCACTGTAAGTGAATCGAACACTCGATATAAAAATATTATAATGAATACCGGTAGCCTTCCTTCAGGAAGTTATGATATTTGTGTTGCCGTGTTCCAAGCAGTAGATGGAATACAAATTGCATCCGACTGCATTCAAACTACAATCGAAAATTTAAACCGGATGGAATTGATAAGTCCATTAGATCAAGAAGTTATCGGTAATATCTCTGCGGAAGAATCTGAAAATCAAAAATTAAAAAATATGAGTGGGCCTCCGGTAATTATCTTTTCCTGGTTGCCGCCGGTTCCAGTACCACCGGACGCGAGAATTAGTTACAGATTGAAACTAGTAGAAATTCTTGGGTATCAGTCTGTACATTCGGCAATGGCATCCAACCCATTGTATTATCAATCACCAATGATTTCCTCAACTGTGTTGCGATATCCGGTAGCCGCTCGGCAATTGGTTCCGGGAAAAAGATATGCATGGGAGATTGAATGTTTTATTGATGATTTCAAAACACAGGAAAGTGAAATAAGATCTTTTGAAATTCAAGGTGGTGAAGAAAGGAAAATAAGATATGATGTTAGCAATGCCGGCACTACTCAATACAGTGAAACTTTTATTAATGAAAAATCTGGACTGCCATCAGGTTTGTCATCTTTCACAAACACAAATAAAAATTATGGAACATCTATCTTAAATTTCTTTGGAGCTCCGGCACAGATTGATCTATTTGGTAGTCCAAGTAATTTTAAGTTTTACGGTGATGCAAAGCTTACCCAAATAACAAGCAGTAAACCCGCACAATTCTCACAGCTTCCTTCAAACTACCAGACTTTAGAAATTAATCCGAGACTTTCAATTTATGATATTCCATTCGGGATGAATATTTATCTCTCATCATTAAACAATTCGAATAGGCAAAGTTTGAACAGCGTTTCATTTATGCTGGATATTGATCTACTGAAATCAAAAATAAAAGATCGTATTTCTGAAAAAGTTAAGGAGATTGCATCATCTGTCGATTCTACTTTAGGAAAACTTACAGATATAGCGTTAAACGATCCGAATAAACTAGAAGAGAACGCAGAAAAACTTGGACTAATCTCTCCAGCGGAAAAACTCTTTCTAAATATTAAAACGCTCGGAATCGGAAGAACATATCCTGATTATTCAGAGTTAACGGTAAGCGGCGTACCGGTTAACGGATTGAATGTGGAGTTCAACCCGGGAATATTATACTTTGCCGTTGCTGCCGGGAATAATTTAGATGGTATCGATAATGTTTCTTTTAAGAGATCATTTTTAGCCGGTCGAATTGGATTGGGTGAAAAAGAAAATGCACATTTCTTTTTAACTGCATTAAAAATGAAGGATGATCTGAATTCGATATTAGTAAGTTCATTAAACCCATTATTAACGCCGCAGGAAAACGTTGTGTTAGGATCTGAAGGTAAACTTAACTTATTTCAAAAATTGATCGAGATAAACGGTGAAGCAGCGGTATCTGGTTTTACGCGAGATTTAAACGATGCAGATTTTGTTAGTAGTTCAATTCCGGGCTTTGTTAAAAATTTATTAACGCCGAAGTTGAGCACATCATTTGATTACGCTTGGAAAGGAAAAATAGCTTTTAATAATGAGCCGAGTGCAACATTACTTTCTTTAGGAGTAAGAAGAATTGGTCCTGGATTTATGTCGTTAGCAGCACCGAGTTTAAGACAAGATCAATTCCAATTCGATTTTAATTTCGACCAGAAGTTTGCTGATAAAAAAATAACAATGAAAACGTTCTTCAAAGTTTACAATGATAATCTGATCAATTGGAAGCAATCCACAACAACAACTACATCGTTTGGTATTAATCTCGGTTTTTATTTTCCGAATCTGCCGTTTGTTCAAATAAATTATTCTCCATATTCACAAAGTAATGATAATGTTATCGCTGCTCAAAAGATGGAAAACACATCCGATTTGTTCTCTTTAATGACCGGCTATTCTTATCAGTTATCCAGTGTATCTGCTTCAACAATGCTTTCGTTTACTGGCCAATGGCAAAACAATAAGATTGGAATTATATCAAACAAGTTCTCGAATGAATCTTATATGTTAAACCAGAGTTTCAGTTTTGAATTTCCACTGACATTGAGTTCGACTTTAAGTTTGACTCAATCTAAAATTCTTTCTATATCAAGTAGTATAACGGAATTTGATTTGAACGGCAATTATCAATTAAGTGAAATGATTTCCGCAAATCTTGGCGGAACTATCTCCAACGAGGAGAATCAGACAAAGAAAACTATGATTTATATGGGCTCAAATATAATTCTTTATCAATGGCTAAGATTCGAACTTCAAGGGAATATATCAAACTATAAGGATCTTTCAGGCGGAGGAAATAACTATAACGATGCTATGCTACAAGCTACGGTGTCTATGAATTGGTGATACAAGCAATGAAAAGTGGGAGCAATTATTAATTAATAGGAAGTTTTTGTGTTATAGGTTATTCTGTTTTTTGCTAATGGTTTGATCATGTTGAAAAATAATTTTCAACGATAAAGATTTATTTAAAGAGCGAGATTAATATGAAAAAACTTTATACAGTGTTTGTAGTTCTTTCCGGCTTGTTCTATGCTACAAACATATTTGCACAAGCTGCTTCTGTTACATGGGCACTTAACAATACAACTCAATTGACTTCTGCAAGTGTTGGCAATGTAACAGGGTCAGCGGAATCTATAAATTCGGGTTCCGGACAATTTGGAATGAGTGTTTTCGATTACAGCAACGACGGTCAAAGGCTTTGGGAAAATACTGCAGGCTGGATAGCAGGTGCTGAAGAAGCTACACGTTATATTCAGTTTGACGCTTTATTTACAATTGGAAATAGTTTTACTGTAACAAACGTTTCCTTTAATTATGGCGCTGCAGGCATCAATGGTCATATTCAGTCGAATGTTTATTATTCAACTGATGGTTGGCAAACAAGAACATTATTGAATTCAGGTCCTTTAGCATACCCGAATCCTGCAATGTTGCAATTTACCCAAAGTGTAAATGTTGCAGTAGTTGGCGGTACCACATTTTCTCTTAGAATCTATCCTTATGCGATATTAAACAGCATAGCGATGAGTCCTACTTTTGCTGTTCATAATAATATTGTTATTACAGGTGCAACTGCAACAAAAAAGAATTGCGTCATACAATTAACGAATGTAGTTGGTAAATGGGGTAAGTCTGTTTTGTTGACAGCGAAGCTACAGGAGATCGGTGCAGCAGGTAATACAAACTTACCTAACCAAGTACTAAAGTTTTATATGGACAGTGTGTATGTTAAATCAGGCACAACCAACGCAAGCGGAGTAGCGAGTTTGATATATACTATACCACAGGATTCAGCCACACATTCAATCTCAGCACCACAAGATTCAGTCGCACATTCAATCTCAGCAACATATGTGGGAGATGCAAATTATAATGCACAAAGCGGAACGGGTACATTGACGATAGTAAGACATGTTACAGGTGTAGTTGTAACACCAACGATCGCTATTTATGGACAACCGGTTGTGCTTGTTGCAACTTTGGTGGACAATGACAACGACGGAAAAGGTGTTTCTAACCAAGAACTAAAGTTTTATAAAATCTCTCCGGGAACAAGAGAAGGAAATACAACAAGGGTATATGTAGGCTCGGGCATAACTAACTCAGATGGAACTACGAACGTAGTGTTAGAACTCCAAGGGTCGGAATTAGAATTCGTGGCGTCATTTGCCGGAGATGCAAATTATAGTCCAAAGAGTGGTACAGGAACATTAAAAAAAATGACAGCAATACAAATAACAGATACAGCTGGTAAGTGGGGAAAGACAATATTGTTGACGGCGAGACTGCAAAAGACTGGCTTAACAGGTAATACGAACTTACCTAATCAAGAAATAAAGTTTTATATGGATAGTGTGTATGTTAAATCAGGCACAACCAACGCAAGCGGAGTAGCGAGCGTAATGTACACTATACCACAGGATTCAGTCACACATTCAATCTCAGCACCACAAGATTCAGTTGCACATTCAATCTCAGCAACAT
The genomic region above belongs to Ignavibacteriales bacterium and contains:
- a CDS encoding T9SS type A sorting domain-containing protein, producing MKKLYTVFVVLSGLFYATNIFAQAASVTWALNNTTQLTSASVGNVTGSAESINSGSGQFGMSVFDYSNDGQRLWENTAGWIAGAEEATRYIQFDALFTIGNSFTVTNVSFNYGAAGINGHIQSNVYYSTDGWQTRTLLNSGPLAYPNPAMLQFTQSVNVAVVGGTTFSLRIYPYAILNSIAMSPTFAVHNNIVITGATATKKNCVIQLTNVVGKWGKSVLLTAKLQEIGAAGNTNLPNQVLKFYMDSVYVKSGTTNASGVASLIYTIPQDSATHSISAPQDSVAHSISATYVGDANYNAQSGTGTLTIVRHVTGVVVTPTIAIYGQPVVLVATLVDNDNDGKGVSNQELKFYKISPGTREGNTTRVYVGSGITNSDGTTNVVLELQGSELEFVASFAGDANYSPKSGTGTLKKMTAIQITDTAGKWGKTILLTARLQKTGLTGNTNLPNQEIKFYMDSVYVKSGTTNASGVASVMYTIPQDSVTHSISAPQDSVAHSISATYVGDANYNAQSGTGKLTVVRHVTTLSIRGHDGGAGKIYTQDLALTDNDNSGNGIPNQILKFYIDKVYVKSGTTNASGVASISFTLPQDSVSHSITASYAGDVNYSPQSNTGTITYTLKSCIIQMTNVASKWGKSVLLTAKLHETGLTGNTNLPNQRLKFYQDSVYINSATTNSSGIASLMYTIPQDSATHSITAPQDSVAHSMRVEFAGDVNYSAQNGVGTLTVVRHTTSISVANKSGSVGQTITLEATLTDNDENGKGVSGQALKFYKISYGTREGDTAKVYAGSGITNSSGLAIQSSRWDDTDIVHVEEVIFEGDANYRTQSGTGKFTITVVGVENNQADISTKFDLSQNYPNPFNPTTTIKYDIPKTGFVTISVYDILGREIKILVNEEKNPGHYEIIFNARELSSGIYFYTIRTSDFSLSKKMILMK